In Platichthys flesus chromosome 6, fPlaFle2.1, whole genome shotgun sequence, the genomic stretch CAAATGAACATCCTTAGAACCTGGGCAGGAATCCTCTATGCGCCGACCGTTTCGTTGAatggattttgatgaaacaGTAAAATGAAATAGTCGATGAAATTAAATTGATcttaacaaaaaacaataaccaaATTACACATGCTTGTTTTTCTACTCAGAGGTCGggaggagaaggatgaggaggtgaagatCGTGGCGGTTGACCTTCAGGCCATGGCTCCTCTCTCAGGAGTCACTCAGATCCAGGGAGACATCACCAaggtaggggagagcgtggcctaggggatagagcgggtgctctgcaacaagaaggttgccggtacGAATCCctctctatcccatctgcatgcctaagtgtccttggcaagatactgaacccctagatggcccctcataaaatgatgagtgttctaaaaaaaatgtaagtcgctttggataaaagcgtcagctaaatgacatgtaatgtaatgtaatgtaataatgagATGAATCTGACAGTAATTTTCCACTTCAGAaacatcatgaaatatgatgtgTCGCCATTGTTATTGGCTCTTCATGTGTTTCTACTGCTCATGTTTCCCAAACCAAATCGTTGCTTTTCTCAGGAGGTGATATTCAATCCAGTTTCAGAGAAAGTTTTAGGGTTCGTTGTCATTTTTGATTGGTTCTTTGATAAGACTCCATGGAGCTGTTCATATTGTTGTAGTGGATGCTGAAAAGGTTGAGGTGGTACAGTTTTGACCATGAGTTTGGAAATGGACCATTTCCACTCCGGCTCCGGCCCCTATCACCAAATATTTTCTAGACATCTTCGTTGGCTTCTTCTTTGTGTATGGcactgctttttcatcctgagatgtctgtaaaaaaaaaaaatatttgtattttgcgGTTTTGCGTgttaaaataatgtataaacACTCCCACTTCTCACATTGAATcctctggagaatgtttttTCTCCCATGGGCTCATTTCTTTGGGACAACATTTTTTGACAAAGTCCATAGCTTTCAaacggacatttgtgttctcccATACCACgcctctggataatttcagaggcgtggtttgtttttttggtggaatctatttttcctctgtgcagTGCTTCACTGGCCACTATGAATATGTCCAATGTTTAAGCACTGGCAAAAATTTATGAAATAAAGGCTGATGTAAGGAAAGGCTCATTTTTCAATTGACTGAAGAGTCAATGGCTAATGGTTGAATGAGTCCTTGTGAGACGTCAGCAAGAGATTTTACAAAGGATTCACAGTGAGCAAGTATACAAAAATCTCAGAATGAAGAAGAGGTGTCATACATGTCAGATGACATCAACCACGATTTAATTTTGGAAAGAGAatgagatttgagagctttaGATGTTGCGGGCAGaggctggtgttgatgtgctgtaaacaaaaacatcattgTGAGTCTCCGTTATTTTACGTCCTGCCTCCACCAGGATTGCTGTGTTATTCATAGTGAAAGGCAACCTCTGGAGACAGTCCAGACCCCATTGTCCAGATGATTTCCAGAtatcatgtctgaaaaagtcTTTGTGCTAATTGAATGTAGCTGTTTTGGGCACTTTCACACACTACCTCAGTTTGCATAAACAAGACATTAAAAGAGTTGATCTTTGATGCAACATTTAGAATTTAGTGTATAATTTActtgaaatatttaaactgtCATAATAGAAAAAGTAAAGAATTAAAATTCTGCAGTGgagcaaaaagagaaagagtggTCTGACTTTTTGCACATTGATTTGAGTTTCTGTTGGCTCAAGCAGGGACATGGATTCCGAGTGAATGTGATAAAAATCCATGATAACATTTTTGAAAGTCTGAATTCTGAAATGTCCCACTTTGTAAAACAGAAGGGGAAACTCACTGCAGACCTGCCACATGAACTGTGTTGCCTCTTCCTCTCAGGTGTCAACAGCTCAGGAGATAATCCGTCACTTTGAGGGTCAGCCGGCCGACCTCGTGGTGTGTGACGGAGCCCCAGACGGTGCGACCCTCCCACTTGTCCTCACCTGGTCTCAAgtctcctgtgtctccctggtgtgttgttgttatcaAACTCTCAGATATGATTTCCTTTGTGCTTCCACAGTAACGGGTCTCCACGATGTTGATGAGTACATCCAGGCTCAGCTCCTATTGGCTGTGAGTATagaggtgtgtttgttttaacctgTCATTGTGTGGCATCCTGCTgacatctgtttgtgtttcaggctctGAATATCACCACTCACGTCCTGAAACCTGGAGGAACATTTGTGGCTAAAGTGAGTCCAGCttgcattcattatttattaaatattcatttaatGTTTTAGCTTTATGTTTAGATATATATTTAGCCATTCTTAAGACATGACCTCTAGAGGATGTCCGGAGAATTGGGACCAGACTttctgatttttcttttcacacattaacacacagcaggagattctccgctgTTACCCGTTGACGACATCACAGAAATGTCATGTCTTATTAAGAAAATTGTAAAGTCTTTCTGTGTCTGATTTGTGCTTTTCTGGCTTTTGTGAGTCATAGGAGACACTCGATGACACTAGTGTTGCTTTGGTAGTCGATGTTACTGGTGTAGCCAGTTCTCAAACTTAAACAGGcccagcagcgtttccaaacttctcaatTTTAGATTTCAGAGTAGTGTAGACGCCTGGTGTCTCAGGGgcagagttgatgcattttcaaacgAAAAGTTTATCACGGCTGTAGCCTGAGAAACAGGTTGGTGCAGTGGTGCATGCATTGTGTGCTGTGGACATCATATCTCCTTTCAATTGAGACTGTTAACCCCATCCTGTGCTCTGTTTCTCAGATCTTCAGAGGTAAAGATGTGACGCTGCTGTACTCTCAGCTGAAGATCTTCTTCAGTGGTGTGACCTGCGCTAAGCCTCGCAGCAGCAGGAATTCCAGCATTGGTGAGCCACTGTCACTGTTGaacaaacacaattaaaaaataaaaaacggaATTTTCCTTCTTCATAAACCCATGATGTTTGCATGAAATCtgtctatgtctgtctgtctgtgtgtgcagaggcGTTCGTAGTTTGTCAGAACTACTCTCCTCCTGAAGGTTACGTCCCCAACATGTCCaaccctctgctggatcacTCCTACGGTAACGATGAGCCCTTTTATCATATAAGGTCTTCTTCTGCATACATACTTCCGGAAGTAACAACCGGCATTAGCCTCGACTACCAGTGAAGTACACAagcattgctgaccctgttatctctgtttctgtctctgtcagctgttgtgcagttaaattcagcattttacaatgatacatcTGTTTATATGTGGAGGAGACAAGCTACTATTCAAGCAATTCCTGTGTACGTTGGCATTTGCATGTCCAGGCTATGTGAAATGGCCCGTGATAGCATTTTGTCAGGTGTGTTAGCGTGGAAGGGGATTGAAATTGACGCGGAGGCAAAAGACTCATGCCACTTCTAACTCTGGGTTCTGGTCTCTCTCCATCAGATGTGGACTTTAACCAGTTAGAGGGTCCAAACCGTGTCATTGTTCCCTTCCTGGCATGTGGTGACCTCAGCGCCTTTGACTCAGACAGAACCTatcctctgcaggtgaggagatGCAGCTTTAACCTGCATGTTCACACTGAACAACTGGAACATGGAGCAAGATTCACTCCtttcattcaatttaaatgatttttgttttattattacttattagTATCATTCATTTACTCATGACAAATTATGTAGTTGTGTGGATCTTCATGTGATAATGAATGGATAAGTGAACTGATGTTTTTATctaatttgttaaatattttaggtaaaaactaaaaattgCCAAATTACATGGATTTACAGGGGGTTGATGTAGAAATGAAGCCctgattttgtatttaaattaaaagataAAGATCTTTTCAGAGGCAAAATGAGGGATTACTTGCAATGTTATTCAGAGAATTGTACCTCTTAAGAACACCTGATTTAAGATGACATTAGGTGGAATGAAGGGTGCACACTGGACAGGTCGCTTTTATGACAGGGCTGAAAAATAAGCATTAACGCTTACACAGCCTTTAAGGTCTCCACTTAAAGCATTTTTTTCCACCGCGCTGCCCAATTACAAtgcattttaaattcattttacaGTCTAGTAAATTGTCAAAGTTGTGTCCAGTAGTTAAATTGAATGTGGAATTAAACATATCACATCAACAGAGAATTGACGGGACCTCTGCCTACAGGGGAGTTTGAAGGGGTCAGTTGAGGATGAATTAAGGATGTTACGGATTCCTGTTCAACGAGATGTGTACGTGATGTTGTTGTATttgatgtaaaaatgtgttttctttttcacactcTGCATGTCTTCTTTCTTCAGCTGGATACTGATAAACAGTACCAGTACACGCCCCCCACTCAGCCGCCCATCTGCCCCCCCTACCAGCAGGCCTGCCATCTCCGCAAAAACAACATGCTTTCCAAAGAGGACGCTCCGTCCGTCGGTCCCAACCCGAGTCGAGACGAGACCGAGCCACTGGCTGATGGACTTCAGTTTAAATAATGTGTTCAGTACAATGCTGTGCAGAAACTTTCAGCCACTGCAGTTTATCTTCCTACTTTCACTCTGTGTGCTGTGAGAGGCTCAACAAGCTGTGGATCTCTGTACCGGTTGTTTGTTCAATCACAGGAgttagtttttattgtttcctctggttttaTGTAGATCTCTTTGTAACAGGTCCCTAATCCATCAGGCTGACAAAATTTAAACCTTTCTATGTTCAAAGTTACATTCATTTTAAGAGTGACGAAATTCTGAGTAATGTATTAtctcaataaaacaatatagtGTTCATAACTCAATATTGGTTATGATCGCGCACTCCTTACTCGCCAACAAAAATCAGGTTTTGGCCTTTAGACCttcatcattcatcatcattCTTTCTAACAAACCAGTCTTTACCTTGTCAACAGCAGCTCTACCTGTCTGATAACCAtaactgtgtttttatattgagTGCAttaaaaaggtgaaataaaaaaaatatatatatttttgcgTATGTTTTTGGTGCTATTGAACATTTATAAGCCTAATTAAAATAAGGAAAGAGTAAAATTATACACCTTTTCTCTATATACTTGAAGTTTACAAGATAACTCACCAAAGTCTACAAGAAGGTGCTTCTTCTGAGCTTTAAACAGTCTTAAACTTATGAATGGGTTTCCTTTTACACAAGATACGTTTATGTTTATTGTACCACTTAGACAAGTGCATTACACAGATATAAGATACTTACAAACTTGCCTTtaaaagacatgaaaacaaGCAACGACAACAAAAAAGATTTACATGGTGgggtattttatttattggaaagctgcagcagaaagcaAGTCCTGATGTATGTGAACTGAGAGTTTAAGCAGACCTCAGTTCCACAGGTTGGGAAAATGGCAACGAGAAAATGATTGACACTGGGAACTCTTTGATTCTGGGAACACAGAATAAACCTGTCTTAGGTGACAGGAGGGGTCTGATGCTAAAAATAGATCACAGATGTATTTAAGCCCGAGGACATTTAAGACCAGTAATAGGATTTTAAAATGAATCCTTGGACATGGGTAACTAGTGCAGTGATTTGAGGACCTCCTTGGTGTCAGAGAGGACTCTGGATGATCTGTTGCcatctgcttcttttttttttactcctacCTCGAAAGACACTGTTGCTTCAATATTTAAGCCTGCTGACCTTAAATACTCTattattcttttaattattgttaATGTAAAAGTGAAGAGTTTACTTAGcctattacagtttttctccattgctttggctcatttcacgaaacagaaatgacattctcacaacaacacgtgcaaacctccaaaccactgggcacttgttcacaacagatttgaatatctcattcctttaatcaaattgcaattgtatcagcacatccttgcaatgacaagtacaatttccaacagcttgcacaaatttcaaattatttagcacacctttgcaaacagttaggtacaattgccttcatttagcccaattaccaattgaatacATCTTGCTGGTCTAAACTGACTGTTGCTTCTCAGTCAAGGggttgttctctgcagaacatgttggcataatttccttgtgtacatcatcacctgcacaatagttcactcctCTGTCAAAATCTTtcaggcacataataccatgaaaaacatcatggtatatactgtaatatgGATCTCttggatcatcggcttaattttcaggtgcatttcaggtgcagtttttttttctctgcatggaGGTGGAGGGTCTATGAGCATCGGGCTCAAAACCAGAGGTCCCTTCTCCAGGCAATGGATGCTGCTTGTCGTGATGTCACAGGAGAGCAGTGTCAGGGCATGCACGCTGATTCTTCCCCTGTTGCATAGCAAGGAAGAACATCAGATGTGATGTTGATGAAAATCTGTGGCCAGACAGACATGAGCGCCAGGATGAGCAGGAGAGTGAGGATGAAAACTAGTGAACCTCcagctttgctttactttcTTACTGTATGTGTTGTTAGTGTTGTAGGCTATTActaattttagttttgatgtgcttattgtttgacagtatattgtgctgtacacattttctgttactgtaaccacgatgtatggcaattactgtaacaatttccATGGCAGTATGACTGCAATACAGTATTTTATGTGaaacatctactgtaaccattcagtgtcaaaggactgagccaagattgaaatttgcacatgagggatatttcttaGTTTTGAAgcttgagttaactgttttgggtgcGATATGACCTtctgaaggtgatctatgtagttgtgctgaaccataaaggctattttgccaattgcacttagagctctgagaatgtcatttctgtttcgtgaaatgagccaaagcaatggagaaaaactgtaattctCTGTATGGTCGCTAAAATCCTCTTGAGTTGAACAACCTGCTTTTACCTACTGTActcaacacagaaaacaacctGCTAAAGTGGCcgtacaaataaaaaaacagaccattagataaatagatattagaaaaaataaaacactacaAACATGCATCATCTCAGAATAGATGTGAAATTAAAATAGAGGCTGTACGTTATACAGTTTTACATTATTTCTACAATATATAATTTGTACATCATTTCTACAATATAtcatttgtatattatttaaaattatcCATATGTCATTTGGATATCATTTATACAATATATCATTTGAATATCATTTATCCGATAcataatttgtaaatatggtatacaatatataatttgtaaatatggtatacaatatataatttGGATATcatttatacaaaatataatttgtacatgactaggtggagagattatatctcaacactggcctgggaacgcctcgggatccccccgtcagagttggtcaatgtggcccgggaaagggaagtctggggccccctgcttgagctgctcccccgcgacccgaccccggataagcggatgaaaatgagatgggGAGATCATTTGTACATCATTGACACAACATATCATTTGTATATCATTCATACAATTTATCTGTTGTACATAATTTATACACTATATAATTTGAGTATAATTTTTACAATACATAATTTCTACATCATTTACAGTGTTATGGTTAATCCTATACAATATATCATTagtatataatgtataatttgtatatcatttatacaatatattattagtatatcattcattcacacataATTTCTACACCATTTATAgtgttagggttaaccctatacaatatatatttgaatataatttaaacaatatataatCCTACAATCGAGTCAGAAAAGCTGGTTTTCATTTGTACGTTGTCTACGCGGTGACGTCATGCACGTAACGACTCACTCAACGTCCCGCATTGTTGTTGGGGGAAGAGAAGCAGGAGCTCGGGCAGCGGTGGAGCTCTGCCACCTGTCTCTCTACACTACTGTCCCCTGGCGTCTACTCGGACCAAAGTAGCACGTCCGGGACCGGCTCTTCGCCCTGGATACCTGTCGGTCCCTCTCAAGTTGTACTCGGTTCAGCTCGAGCCGCGGCCGCCGGTCGACGAGCGGACTGAATGTGGATTTAGCTGCAGCTTCGCCCCGCAGGCCGCGCCGCCATTGCTGTTGTCTTTGCGAGCTGAATTGGTAAAAAAAACGAGGTAGGTTCTTCCTAGCGCTCTGCTAGCCTCTTTAATATCCGCCCCCAGTTGCCCAGGATGGTTTGAACCCAGAACCAACCCGTGCTGCTATGAGGAAAAGCCAACTTTTTCTGTCGAGCCAGCTTCTTGTTGTGCTGGTCGCCATATTTCCTCCCCCACTCAGTAACTGTAATGCTAGCAGGCTAACATTAGCCCGGTTTGTGGACGGAGTGTCCTAATGCGTTTGTAGGACGAGCGGAGGGGCCGCCGCCTCATTGGCCCACAGCGCCGGGTCGTCTTTTGTCACGAGAGGCCCGTGTTTAGCGGATAATGTTTAAACAGGCTCGATTGCACTCGTATATCATGGTTGTGTTTCAACTGAGTTTGGCTAGTGTTAGCCGTTGTTAGCAGACACAGTTTCAGTTGGAGAGAACCTGACCGATCTGTTGTCGTTAGATTTTGgtttccaacaacaacaaccgaCTCTCAGCGGATTCAGGCCGCCGACCGAGGGCTCCAAGGGGTCGGTGTAGAGGCGTCTGGCTGCCCTGtgtctttctttcattcatccagTGGATGTTGTCACATCCAGTGTGTGTCCGCCCCCTGTTGTCTCACTACACACCAACTGAAGCACGTTGATCTCAGAAATGACTGGTGCAGAAACACATCCTGGGGCCTCTTACAGAGAGGGCAGCGGCCCAACTCCTCTGTGGGCAACTGCAATGGAACTAATGTGGTGACAGTGGTTGCTTAGGTGTAGCCACACGTCTTAAATGTACCAGTTTTCGAACGCACTGCCAATCTGAGAACGAAACCTGGTTGCACAGTCAGTCTGTTTATGATCCTGGTCTCGACACTCAGCCCACAATGAAAGAATGTGGATATAGAAAGTTCAACTGCTCAAACACGTGagctttaaatgtaaaactcaaCTGCACTACATTTGTTTTGAAGAGGCTTGTAAAGAATCAATTGTTATGTAGACCTGCCTCCTACTTTAATTCCCATTGTCTTAAAtctgcatatttatttttattttacttttacttttgaccAACCGGCACAAACTGActgaaacaaaatatatacattgaCCTATTGCATTAGAAGAGGTGAACCCATCACATTCTTGATTTTGTTTGCCTaattaaaataactaaattatttatcaattaaagaaaaggtttatttatgtatttgcctgatatttacatatatagAACCATATTTGTGTCAATAATAATTTTAGAGTTGTCGGAACAATTGACAGAAAATGCATCACTAACTCTTTAAGTCATTTTAACAGCCAGATGCAAGACATTCTTTAGGATCAGGGTTGGAAAATTGATTTCATCGTAAATGATTCTCGAATCAATTATCATCTTTAGGGATGTCTGTCAAAACTAAAAGTGTAGTTTTGTCTGCTGGGGCTCCTGAAAACTTTTCACTATTTTCTCACAATCACAAGTCATTATTTAAGAAAACAATCTACAGGTCTAATGGTTAATTCAACTAAAAAGCTCGATGAATATCAGAATTTCAAATCAAACCTGTACTGGAAAACTGACAGATGTTTTACTCTGTGGCaccaaatatgtaaaatatcatGCATCAAACTTTGATATCAATATCTTAGTTAGACTGTCTTGAcactttttatttggatttttcCTGAATCAAATAGGGATGCTCTTCTACATGTATTCatacaaagtgtgtttttattccccTAGCGAAGATGCTGGAAATAAGCTTTTGTATCAGTACTGATGTATCATGTTGCAGAGACATTTGCCCAATCTGCACTCAGCAGAAGTTGACAAGAGGCAAGACCTGCAGCAGATTAGACTCAGCTGTACCATGAGGAAAACCCTATTCGTTTGTAATAAATTAATTGCTTGTTTTATGTTGCATTTgcaaaactgaattaaaaatcAGTTGCCCAACATTGTCGCTGGTTGCAAAATGAGTTTTACACCATCATAGAAATCCTTAACACGTGGACCTGCACAACAAGTATAAGGGACTGTAACTTACCCTGAAatgtaaagttgtgtgtttaatttttacatatttttttgatGGAAGCTTGAAGAGGTGAAGCCGTCcttgtttaaaaacattaactGCCCAACATTTTGCCTGGAAGGTAACTGGAGGGTTAAAGCTGTTAATCATCTGTGCTGGTTTGTGTTACATCCAACACACACGGCTCTGTGTGCAGGTTGTTGCTTCACAGAACAAGTTAATGACAATGGTTGCTCTTGCAGTTGCTTCCACAGCATCACAACAGTCTGTCATTGACActgatttttcatttattttttctcaggGTCTTAACGGTTTCAACATGAAGAAAAAAGGTCGAAATCACCGCCCGTCTGTGCTGAAGAGGGAGTCGTCACCCATCAAGCCGTCACCCAACCGGGA encodes the following:
- the ftsj1 gene encoding putative tRNA (cytidine(32)/guanosine(34)-2'-O)-methyltransferase, encoding MGRSSKDKRDIYYRLAKEEGWRARSAFKLLQLDNEFNLFTGVNRAVDLCAAPGSWSQVLSRKLRGREEKDEEVKIVAVDLQAMAPLSGVTQIQGDITKVSTAQEIIRHFEGQPADLVVCDGAPDVTGLHDVDEYIQAQLLLAALNITTHVLKPGGTFVAKIFRGKDVTLLYSQLKIFFSGVTCAKPRSSRNSSIEAFVVCQNYSPPEGYVPNMSNPLLDHSYDVDFNQLEGPNRVIVPFLACGDLSAFDSDRTYPLQLDTDKQYQYTPPTQPPICPPYQQACHLRKNNMLSKEDAPSVGPNPSRDETEPLADGLQFK